Below is a genomic region from Neomonachus schauinslandi chromosome 2, ASM220157v2, whole genome shotgun sequence.
GTGGAATGGTCATAGATGATTTTCaaaatgctgctttaaaaattgcaCTCTTTTATAGGACATTAAGAAACTTCATAAGCAGATTCAACGATGTTATGCAGAAAATCGACGAGCACTGCATCCTGTGCAGGTATGTTTGGGGAATTTAAAACAGATTCCAGGTTCCTTTTATAAGTTCCTCAGGAAAAGGCAGAGATATTCCCAATTGCCTGTACAAGAATCTTACAGATGCTTTTCCTTAGAGAACAAAATGcctatttgaaaaatgttttcatttgctacaaaaataaaatgttttcaacattttttcccATATCAGTCTTAGTCACACGTTGCACGGTCATCATGTTTTGTACACACTGACCTCATTCCTGTGTAGTTGAACATCTTCACTAaaggatatatacatattttcatacCAGTTTCTCAGCTCTCAATTCCTTCCCTCGCAGGAAGTGAGGGAACTGCCCCCAGCTTGATGTGTGCCATCGTACCTGTGGTTAGGTTACTTCTACCTAAAGGATTTTGAGTCTGTGACCATTTTGAAAGGTATTTCCTTAGACTAATTGGCGGTGTTAAGAGTAGTTAGggtcttttttctatttgtttgaatTCTAGGTGACCTAAAAATTAACACTGGCTCACTGATGTTAAGAACCTGAAACTCTTAATATATTTCTggttagatatttattttcttttatcaagtgatgtatttttatatttttacgtTTTATATTCTTCTCACCCTCGATTAGACTTGCAATAGGTGTCAGGGTTTAGAATCAAAGGAGAATTATGAAGACTATGGACTGGTTAAAAACAGTGGTGgcaaaagaaatttaatgaagACTTGACAGGAAGTAGGGAGTTTGTAGAAGGGCTGTCATTAAGGGAGAGTCAGATTGTAGCTGcttgtaaaatgggagaaaaatgtaGATGGAATACTCAAGGTAGTGGGTTATGAGATACGTGAAACATGTCACTTCTACTGCACATTTATTCTTGTATGTTTAAAGCAtgtcacaaatttattttttttctaaaatgactaTATTTTATGGTTCATTGATGATCAGATGAGTATAGAAGAGAAATATAATATTGGACTCTAATAgtcatttgctctctctttctgtgtccaCCAATCTCTTTACCAGTTTTACTTGACAAGCCATGGAGGCCAGTTGAAAAAGAACATGGATGAAAATGACAAAGGATGGGTCAACTGGAAGGTAATTAAAATAGTTGAACTCTCACATAATTCCAGGTATTTTTACGCTTAAATTTTTTACCTAAATTCACATAATGCCAATAAATATAGGAGTCCACAGTCTCTAAACCCTGTATATCACTGTACTAAGTCTGATGTTACTAATGGGAGaagctaaagaaactgaaatgcCTGTTCACATCTGTTCTCattaatctcatttattttaccaccaactttattttttaatttttttatttctattttttatttaaatcctagttagataacatatatggtaaaattggtttcaggtgtagaattagtgattcatcacttacatgcaacacccagtgctcatcacagcaagtgccctccttaattcccatcacctgtcCAGCctatcccctgcccacctctcctgctgcaaccctcagtttgttctttactgccaactttaaaacaattttttaaaacaggaaaaattttaaaggtctATGTGTACAATCGCTACCTAGCAAACTGGTGATAAATTATTTGTAAGAGTGAAGTCactttaaaatttggaaatatacTTGCATTCTGTTTCTACTAAATCTGTGCCATCCCATATGGTGTCCACTATCCATCCACGTGTGGATATTGAACTACTGAAATGTGACTTGTCTGAATGGAGATGTGctttaaatgtgaaatatacaTTGGATTtcaaagacagtaaaaaaaagggagagaatgtaaaatacctgcttgaaatttttttaaaaaatttactataTGTTAAAATGATAACATATTCGGTATATTGTATTGGgtacaatatattaaaattaatttccccaattttgctttttttaatgtgtcctactgaaagatttaaaattacatatgtggctcacattttttttttctattggactAAACTGTTCTCATTTGCAAAGATGACGAATAGATTGGCTTTAGTACTAATGCCTGAGGAACCTTGCCCTATTCAGTGAAGTACTGGGttagtcctatttttttttctttctcaaagccAGTTTTTACGTGACAAACTTTCCCTCTCACGCTCACTAATCCCATAAtgactgcatttattttatttatttatttttttttagagagaggtgggggcagggggagaggatcctaagcaggctccatgcccagcatagagcccaacgtgggcttgatctcatgacgttgagatcatgacttgagtcgaaatcaagagtcagacgcttaaccaactgagccacccaggcacccctgcatttatTTTAGTAATAGCCTATGGtgtgaaacattttcaaaagctttcctgggttttaggggcacctgggtggctcagtcgttaaacggctgccttcggctcaggtgatggccccagggtcctgggatcgagctctgcattgggctccccgctcctccgggagccagcttctccctctcccaccccccctcccccgcttgtattccctctctcgctgtctccctctttctctctctctcaaataaataaataaaattaaaaaaaaaaaaaaaaagcttccctgGGTTTTAAAGTACAATATATTTACCAAGTTTTATATTCATGCCTATTTTCCTAAGAAATAATGTAATTGGTGTAGGCATACTTTCAGTTATTTTGTGGcttgttaaaatttattatttataccaCCAGTTTTCCAGAGACTCACGAGTTCACTGGTCTTTATTCAGGTCCCTCTAGGGGCCCCTATTAAGCATAGGTATCAAATTAATAATACCGTTTTCCAGAAAAGTGGCTATATATTACCTAGTAGGTTGTACATTTTAGGTGAGaagtctcctttttttatttctttaaaaattactagaTAAATGCCATCTGAGTCTGGTGATGCATCATCCTTTATTCTGTCAATGCAGTTTGCAAAATTCTAACTGACAGCTGTTGTTCAGTTTTGGACCTCTGACCTGGTAATTTTGATGAAGACTTCAAATGTGTATCTTTGTAGAAACAAGAGCATGGAATTTATTAAATCTATAAGCCATTTCCTTTTGTGATGATTCATGCAGATGGAGGGGAAGGATTGGAAAAGGCATTCTTTGGTTGGAGAACAGTGTGAGCAGATATGTGGccaaaaaaaatgcatttgttttattggaacagagatAAAGTTAGAAAGCTAGGTTAGTGCCATATTCAAGAAAGAGTTATTAAGTAAAGGGATTTAAGTTTTATCCTACAGGTAAAGATAAAACATTGAAAGTAGATTTTTAGAAAGTGAGTCTGCCATTGATGTGTGGAAGTAAATTGGAGGGATCTGGGGCTAGAGACAGGGAAATAACAGTAGGAGGCTACTTAAATAatcaggtgtgaggtgatgagGAATTGAAATAATAGGTTCTCAGTAATACAttgtaaaatattctttcataCTTCCCTTCATATGCTGTTGGGTGGCTTTgtctaaggaagagaaaataatcgTTTTTAGCCAATTTTCACAAAATCCTATTAATTAATAACATCTTTCTCCTTATGTCTTAAAGGATATCTACATCAAACCAGAGCATTATAGTGAATTCATAAAGAAAGAAGACCTGATTTATCTAACATCAGACTCACCTAATGTATTGAAGGAATTAGATGAATCAAAGGCCTATGTGATTGGAGGGTTAGTAGATCACAACCATCACAAGGTactattaagtttttatttttgcttttgctcatACTTAAAATGGATATAACAATTTTCTTGATAGTAGCAATAATACTAATGATAGCTGATCATTATTGATTGCCTACTATATTCTGAACTACCTTTCTAGCCAAGAAAGCATTTCACATATATTACTAGTTTGCTTAATCCTCCCTACAACACAGTGAGGTCAGTGCtgttattatctatattttacagatgaggaactggagTCACAGAGAAACTAAGTCTAAAATCAATAGTAGTAGGTGATAAAGCAGAGATTTGAAACCAGCAGATTGTTCCAGAGTCCACATGCCCAAATGATATGCTGTATTGATAGTAGATGCTGCTGATGGtaaaatttatagcatttataCCAAAATCAATTCCAAATGGTAAATTTATACgagtttttatatatgttattttcatggggtgtgttttcttttctcttatattttgtacttttctctcttccttaccCTCCTTACCCTCATTTGaatgaaaaattacagaaatttactttctaaaaaaaaacattattttgtacTTTGCCAACTACTTTGCAATATGCTAAATGCAACCCAACTCAAGAAAAACCATGTTTACCAAGTGTCTGAGGAAATGCTATCAGCAGTAATATGAAGTAATCCATTATTCTTATATAACATCACTCTGAGGTAGAACTCTCTGTAACACTGGGATAGTTTATATCATCTTGTCCATTATGGTAGccatgtggctgttgagcacgTATCATGTACATAGTATGATTGAGAAACTAATCAATTTAAACTTAAGTAGTCACAATTGTGGCCATAACTGGACAGTGCAGCTCTGTAGCATCACAGGGAATTTTTATCAGAATGAtctttagctttttaaatttttttcttagtggaaaaattctattttgttatttgtgtaGAATCaaattttttctctaattttttttcctgaactacattagttttgttttcagaagCACCCGTCTCAATCTATTATTTGTCCCTAAAATTTGCACACTACTGGTTAAGAAATTTAGCTCTTCTTTCTCCTGTACTTTGTCTTTTGGCTACTTCAATTCTGTTTAGAACAGGCTCTAAGGATTTTAATTTTGAGGAGAAAATTTGTATCCAACAATCTTTTAATTgatagggaaaataaaatttataggcaatttaaaatgtatttcaaatcaCGTTTTCATTTACTCTGTCTTTGCCATTTGTGCCTCTTAATGTTATGTAATTGAATCATAGTTTTAGGgtctcctggatggctcagttggttaagtgactgcctttggctcaggtcatgatcctggagtcctgggatcgagtcccacgtcgggctccctgctcggcggggagtctgcttctccctctgaccttcccccctctcatgtacactctctctctctctcattctctctctctcaaataaataaaatctttaaaaaaaaaaacatagttttatctttatatgtatttacattcACGGGAAGAGTGATGGTGCTTCTCTAGGAATTCAgtttgagtattttatttatttatttatttatttattttagagattttatttattcattagagaaagagagacagagcacaagcaaggggagaggcagagggagagagagagagaagcaggctccctgctgagctgggagcccgatgtggggctccatcccaggaccctgggatcatgacctgagccgaaggcagacgcttaaccatctgagctacccaggcgctcccagTTTGAGTATTTTAAACTGAGAGAAAGGCAGTGTGGAATGGTGAAGAGCTATCCGAGTAAAAAGGCACGAGCCGGGTTTTTCTTGTGGTTCTTCCACTGAGGAGCTTTGTGATggggtttcctcatttgtaaagctATTAAAACAAATGCCCTAAACATTCTGACGATACTTATTGTCAGAAGAACACTTCCAGATTagcaattacacacacacacacacacacactttgtcaGATAATGTTCTCTGAACTATAGTTTTTCTTAAAAGTACTTATTCTGTTGTAGACTTTAAGTTAAAATAATCTAATGTTCTAGTCCAAGTTATAGTATCTTTGTTTTAGGGACTCACATATAAACAAGCATCAGATCATGGAATTGACCATGCACAGCTACCCCTTGGAAATTTTGTGAAGATGAATAGTAGAAAAGTTTTGGCAATTAATCATGGTAAGCTATAAGGGCATTATGAAAATATGCCTGAGTGAACAATGTGAAAAATAACATTACCTTTGGACAAGTAGAAAATATACATCTTGCtggagaaaaaattataaaatgtaatcatttataatttgtttgaatatagaaataatacatgcatattttagaaaaaattggaaatatagaaaagtataaagaaaaaaagctataaTTTCACTACCCAGAGATACTTGGTATTAACTTTTTGGTGTGTTTCCTTCCAGTtcttttcctatacatatataatattatttgttaCATAATTGGATTTTTACTCTGTtgcataaaatgttataaatttgggtgttttcccccatttataattatattttctgtcATTGAATCATTattaatggctacataatattccatcatctgAATATACAATAATGTAACTgttctgttgttgattttttttttttcttttttactattgtAAATAACATTGTGGTATTCTTGGACCTGAGTCTTTGCCTGgagttttgcttttaagattttttttagtagaaatttTTGTTAGTATACAACTATTTATTGGGCTCTTTTTATGTGCTAAACACTTTCTCTAAAGCATGCTCTAGGGAACTATAGAAATGAACTTACTGATTCAAGGAATGAACTTCTTCTAAGACCTTTGATAGTAGAAATTACTTTTCCATAAAGTAATGCAAATTAAGCCCCTCAGCAATATATTAAACTGAGAGTACCTTGCAGACAGTATTTATATTCTTTACctctgatgtaaaaaaaaaagcaggcaagATGCTCCCCAGAGTGAGTGACTCTCTAtaggaaagacagaagaaatttAGATTAATGCtaaccttttgttttgtttctagtttATGTTACCAtataaaggataaagaagaataggaaggaaattaaaaaggtCCCCTGCCTATTGATTATAATTGACAGAAGATAATGGTAAATCTTTGAGTGCTCATGAACTGAATTGAGAAAAAACTAGAGAAGAGGTTAACAGGCCTGGAGGGCCTTGGGGTGGATTGGCTCTGACAATGCATAGGAGAAGGAAGTGATATGAACAAAGTAGTTACTAGGACATATTAGCACTCTTCATACCAaggcagtgttttttaaaatacagaatgcaACATTGTGATGAACCTGGCTAAGAAATGTATGGAGTTTGTCTTTGTTGCAGTGTTTGAGATTATTCTGGAATATCTGGAAACCAGAGACTGGCAAGAagcattttttactattttacccCAACGGAAAGGAGCTGTTCCCACAGACAAAGCCTGTGAAGGTTCTTCGCATGACAAGAAATCTGCCAGGGTTGAAGATGGATTAGACAGTGATTCCAGTgaggaagaaaataacagaaatgaactagaattaccacatgaagaagaaaagcaggataAAGAAAATAGCAATGAATCTACAGTGAACTCTAGACCACACTAATGTcatctgttgttttttattttgttttttgtttttttagcttaAGGAAAACTTAGGAGAAAATGAGGTGCTTCATAGAATATTCTAATtgggagaaaattttatttcctcttatttctgttgtgaattttgaaaactttttttagaGCTAAGTGATAAAAAGCCCTTAtaagaaagtatttttgtttttgcataaaatttaaatgtttaatatttaaaataattttctaagtctCAACAGTTTCTTGAGAATTTTACTTTATTGGTAAaccttcattctcttttatttactggattatattttttagaatgtGCCTTCTGAcctttcagttttacttttttatgtttatatcaAGTGTCTTTCTGATTTATTGCCTACTTAGTTGTGGAGATATTCATAAATCTCCTGTAAGTCTACCAAAATGTTCTGTATGGGAGGCTACCTCCTATTTGCAGCTTTTTTATTCAACTCAGTTACTTCAAAAGAATGCAGTTATTTTAGGAAGAAGTATTAGATTGATAAGCtcaacaatttatttcttttggacTATGGAGCCCATCTCTGTTCCTTCTCTGTGATGCCTTTTCGTGGTTCTAAAGCAATCACTGAAGAGTAAAGACTctctttaatgtattttcttgatttcaaTAATGGTGGTAAATTATTTCaattacaaatgtaatttttcagactagattattttaaaaggccGTTGAGTAttaattttgtcttaaatttaaaaggaaacagCTCTTAGCTATCCTTTCCTTCTATATGAActtctattaaataaaatatttcttggttCTTAAAGTGAATAAAGTTAACTTTATATGTGCATCTGTCTACTAGCATATAATATGCAAGCTTATATAACTGTATGTTTCTGTAAATAATCTAAGCatgtatgaaaaaatatatataattgtatatatatctgTCCATAATCGTGTATCATTAATGATAACAGGACTGAGTTGCCAAATAGCTGTATTATTTGCATCAATGATTGTGTGGAACAACACtaagaatttgaatttcagtaAGTGCAAAAATCCTTAACTAAATATTTGTATGAGGACATTGGCAAGGGAAGATGGGGCTAAAAggagatgtttttattttctcctggtaAATGTAGAGCAGTTATGTTTAAAGTAGTGATTGTTCTTTGTCACAGCTAAAGTAAGATTTCAGAAGACTTCACTGAGTTTGGATAAATTAGGTTTCTGTTCTTTTTACTCATTGGCATCTCAAATTATGTACACATTTGGTAGAAAGTTCATTAGATTTAGTATTGATATTACTGTCTCTtaatttttgttgctttattCTTAGTAATCTATTATCGTTATCCATTTAAAATAAGGTCTGTGAGCAAGGTATATAAATAAAAGCCCCTACAATTCTAGAAGAGCAAAGCTTATGTCTTAAGTTGTATTTTTCAGAGGTTCAGGTTTTCCTGAGTAAATATGGTTTAGTACCATGAAatccagttgacccttgaaaagtgtggggggttaggggcaccgacccccccacacacacagttgaaaatccacgtataactttgtcccaaaacttaactaatagcctacCATTGACCAGAAATCTTACGGATAACACAGTAAGTgcattaacacatattttgtgtatgtattatatactgtattcttaaactagagaaaatgttaagaaaattgtaagagaaaatacatttataatactatactgtattgaaaaaaattcacatgtaagtggacccatgcattTCAAATGtgtgttgttcaggggtcaactgtattatGCCTTTTACTTAAATTACTTGATATGGAATGAGGCACAAGTTAATTTTGAAAGGCAGGGAAAAATCATTACAGGCACTGTGTAGTTTAATTGTCACTAATTATGAAAGCCCTGTAttatttcctagggctgccataacaaattaccactgCGTAGCTTAGAACAACAGACGTtttttctcttatagttctggaggctaaaagctCAGAGTCAAGGTGGATCGTGTTCCCTCTGAAGGCTATAGGGAAGAATCCTTTGTACCTCTTCTTGGTTTTTGGTGGGCCCAGCAATCCTTGCTATTTCTTGACTTAAAACTGCATCACTCCAGTATCTGCTTTGTCATCAAATGGCTTCTGCCCTCAGTCTTCCTTGCCTGTGTCTGTGTCCCTCTTAAAGGCATATCAATCATTGGATTAGTGTCCAACATAATTCAGTATGACTTCGTCTTAACCTGATCACATTTGCAAagatcctgtttccaaataaggtcataatCCAAAGGTACAAGATATTAGGGCTTGAACTTATATTTGAGTAGGCACAATTCTATCCATACAAGTCCATATCTTAGGCTGTTGATGATGAGAAGGAGACACAACCTTCGCCTCAGAAAAGGTAAATTTACAATTAGAAATAAGtaattgatggggcgcctgggttaggcggttaagcgtctgccttcggctcaggtcatgatcccaggatcctgggatcgagccccgcatcgggctccctgctatgtggggagtctgcttctccctctcctccccacttgtgctctctctctcactatctctgtctctctctctctcaaataaaataaaaaaaaaaaataattgctgaggtatttaaaaatggtttttaaataatactaatctcttattttaatgtattattttctctcAACATTGTTTTGGCTTATTGAGGTGCCTTATTTAAGACTTCACTAATATTGAAGTCACCTGCATTGGAACATAATAAAGGTAGGGAATTcggctagtatttttttttaaagattttatttatttatttgacagagacacagcgagagagggaacacaagcagggggagtgggagagggagaagcaggcttcctgcggagcagggagcccgatgcggggctcaaccccaggatactgggatcatgacctgagctgaaggcagacacttaacaactgagccacccaggcgccgctccgctagtacttaaataaatacatcaaaaggagatatgtctcctgaaataataaaattttctctttgcagTCTTAATAAATCAAGTTCATTCATAAAGGAAGGAGCATTCTTCAGACTGATTCTCCAGAAATCAGTGTTGCCATCTTGGAGCATTTGAAAACACTtgagattggaaaagaaaaaaaaaaagcaagcaattcTGAAAGAATGTTAAGGTGAATGAACAATTATGAAACCCATCAATTACTGCCAATTACAAAGTAAAGTGATAGATCATTTCACTTTTTAGATGGAGAGAATCACAGATGATATAGGTAAAATGCAAGAATTGTCCATAGAGCACTGAGAACATGTACAGACAACagttgtaaaaagaaaatttaaaaagggaaaaaaatggcagaGATTAGAATTAATGACAGCAGTGGCCTATGGTGCTCATTAAACTTTGATCTCAATTGGCATAGAGATGTTTATGTGTTTCTAGCTCCTAGCCAGACACATAGAGGAGGCACTTCATAAATGTGAAGGAGAGAAGCAGTGTCAGAATGAAGAGACAATAAAGTTAGTAGAAAGAGTAGGCTTAAATTTGGGCACAGTCACCTGTTAATGAATTTGGGGAACTTAATGAACCTCTGTCAGTCTTTGTATCCTCCCTTGTGAAATAGGAATGTTACCCATTTATCCTCTCAGGGTTGAGCAATCAATTGATTTGAAACCGAGCAGCAGCTAACTTCACAATACTTCCTCATTAACATTTCTTCATAGCTTGCCTTGTTTCCCttgtttctcattcttctttgacattacctgcccccccccccaaaaaataaataatatataagccTTTGTTTCAGACTCTGCTTTCTGAGGAACCCAGATGtagataagattttttaaaatgtgaattttctaAATTACCAGAATGAACACTTAtgaaacaaaatatcacagatcatttagtgaaatattttaaaaggcaatgaAAACAGAATGCTAACATAAAACACAATAACCACACAAAACCAAATCTCTCCTATGAGCAAGTCTAAATGTCTAAAATCACCCAAGTTGGAtttaaaaaatccccaaacctaaataaatatatgttgtacttaaataatgttatttagaagtgttgaaaagaaaagaatagagaaaggcATATTGagctaataataaaagaaaaagaagtcacaaGTTTAACATTGGGTAGAGATCGACATTATAATTAAACAGGAAACAGAAGGGCATGTTGTAATGTTCAAGAATGCAATccttatgggtgcctgggtggctcagtcaggtgtctgcctttggctcaggtcatgatctcgggtcctgttcagcagagagcctacttctccctctccctctacccaccccacccccgctatGCACGCACACgtgcatgctctccctctcaaatcttttttaaaaaataaaaagaatgcaatTCTTAATGATTTGACAGTTGTGAATATCAATGTACAAAGTAGCATAGTATTCAAATTCATTGAGAAAAAACTTTGGGAATTACATGAAATACTAAGAAATGCATTAGTATAAGGAGACTTTAACACATGCTTCCCAACCCATGATAGCTCAAATGgacaaaagataaatatatgggaGATGTAAATGCTGTAATTAATAATCGATATATATCAAGTCCTCTAGGCTGAAAGTAGTTTTCCAGCACCCATGTAATGTTCATAAAAGTATctatatattaggccacaaaagaaaataagttccAAACATAATAGGCAGCTTCTCTGATAATACATTAAAGTAGGAAATAAACTTGTGAATGGGAGGAACGCCTTACCACCTAGAacttttttcttcagtgttaGATGGTCCTTATGGTAAAAATTAGTGTTAGAGATAAAGTTGGTCATGacttcattataaaattttaaaatgtgtttacaCATCACTTCAAAATGTATGaatcaaaatggacaaaattacAAAGACCACAGAACTACAACATGTACCCTAATAGTTGGAAATTTTTATTACACATCTTTCTAATTGATAAATcgaacacaaagaaaaattagataggatatataaaatttgaaaagcacaaataacacttttttttttttttacaaataacacTTTTGTTCTAATGGATAGATCTGCAACTTTGTGtccaacaattttaaaattctcattcttttcaagtCATATGGGACATTTATAAAATTGACCATATGCTAAACGTCAAAACTAccctcaagaaaataaaaggattggTCATTTTTACAGATCACATTATCTGACCACAATgcaattaaatcatttaaaaatatagcaagtttgaaaaacactctatgggaagtaaaaaaaaaaaaaaaaaacaagaaaaaaacttctAAACAACTTGGTcacagaagaaagtaaaaattagaatacatttaaaagtaaatttaatgaAACCATGGATTAAAAACTTGTGGAATGTAGCTAAAGcaacatttaaaggaaaatgtatagCCTAAATTGCttaagttagagaaaaaaaaagactagcgtTATTGAGCTATGCATTTAACAAGTTAAAAGAAGGACTGCAGAATAAATTCAAAGTTgaaagagggaaataataaagatagcaGTAATAATTAAACAGCATAAATATGAGGCTCAAGGCAAAAGTTGACTCTGAAAAGACTAATAGACTAAACTCTAGCAAAGTTAaaatttaagagggagagagaagacatataaatatggaaattaaTAATGGAGATATTGGAAACATGAATGTTATAAAATACTTCATGTCAATACATTTGAAAGTTTATATGAAATAACTAAGTTATAAATTAACATTtccaacttaaaatttaaaaccccAAAGAATTTTTTAACTCAAAGTAAACTGGtgtagtgttttaaaatataggccCATTATGTTTTATAGGTATATCTGTGAGACACACCAAATGTAAATAAGTCAACTTACACAGACTCTTTGTAGATAATTAAAAATGAGGGAacactcattttatgaagctttTATGTGCTGCTGAAGTCTTATATATTTTCCCACTTATATATAGCTTTAATTATGGTAAAACACaacattaaatttaccatcttagccatttttaagtgtacagt
It encodes:
- the TRMT10A gene encoding tRNA methyltransferase 10 homolog A, whose translation is MTSEMLPAFIESSNVERKQSLSEDQEKSQKPRLGEGFEPISKRQMKKLIKQKQWEEQRELRKQKRKEKRKRKQLERQCQLESNSDGNDRKRIRRDVVHSTLRLIIDCSFDSLMVLKDIKKLHKQIQRCYAENRRALHPVQFYLTSHGGQLKKNMDENDKGWVNWKDIYIKPEHYSEFIKKEDLIYLTSDSPNVLKELDESKAYVIGGLVDHNHHKGLTYKQASDHGIDHAQLPLGNFVKMNSRKVLAINHVFEIILEYLETRDWQEAFFTILPQRKGAVPTDKACEGSSHDKKSARVEDGLDSDSSEEENNRNELELPHEEEKQDKENSNESTVNSRPH